CATCAGAAGGATCGCGGTTTCCATGAAGTCGATCTCAGGGGTCGTTCCTTCGAACCATTTCGCTCGCGCATATCATCAGCAATCGCATTTTAAGTCTTGCTGAATCGTCGGCGCCGGAACAGGGAATTCCGCGAATTCTGCGAAACGTCGATTTGACGACGGCAAGAGTGAAGACCGTTTTGTAGGCCAGGCGCAAAAGCAGATTCCAGAATAGCGAATAATACTTTTTAAAAAAACGCAGATCGCTCTGGTAGGCCTTGCAGATCACAAGCGCGCGGCTTTGCGGTCGGCTGGCGCTCTGGCTGTGTAAATGCCGGACGGAGGTCTCCGGGTAATAGAAAATTTTATGACCGCGCTTTCGCGCCCGGCGGCACAGGTCGTCTTCCTCATTATACAAAAAAAACTGTTCGTCCATCAGCCCGATGCTTGCGAACAGGTCCCGGCGCATCATCAGACAGGAGCCGCCGACGGCTTTCACCGTGCGCGTGAGAGGCGGCCCCATGCGTTTCGCTTCTTCGGCGACGGAATACCTGCCGATGATTTTAAGAATGGAA
This window of the Candidatus Nitrohelix vancouverensis genome carries:
- a CDS encoding glycosyltransferase family 2 protein encodes the protein MTSPHPYDEAPELDLSVVVVSFNTRQLTLEALTSICKHTQSMSYELIVIDNNSSDDSADAIAREFPQATLIRNDANKGFSAAANAGFRICKGRYVVLFNSDAQLIENSFKKMKEFLDGYPDGFILSPQIIDGNDRPVPMRLWDITPFDSILKIIGRYSVAEEAKRMGPPLTRTVKAVGGSCLMMRRDLFASIGLMDEQFFLYNEEDDLCRRARKRGHKIFYYPETSVRHLHSQSASRPQSRALVICKAYQSDLRFFKKYYSLFWNLLLRLAYKTVFTLAVVKSTFRRIRGIPCSGADDSARLKMRLLMICASEMVRRNDP